From the genome of Vicia villosa cultivar HV-30 ecotype Madison, WI linkage group LG2, Vvil1.0, whole genome shotgun sequence, one region includes:
- the LOC131649663 gene encoding uncharacterized protein LOC131649663, producing the protein MRITRFVNQMKSYGETVLEQNVMSKILRSLTSRFNNIIMAIVESKNLSTLSKDELQNSLKAHEQMMDERGNDKAKAEIALQARFNEKSKKLKEKWHSKGKENFKNFCGKYSQNSKGSIGKRGESNSKGSGQGNYTKKIHRSNVKCYNCHRLGHFARDCNAKSKAMRLREENYESNKLLNSTSSSCKLLDNSCSNLKNAAETRSKQNKMLREKLDNKGEMMLLVGYHSTGGPVIGYQNGVIDYGHDFLSLEADGTGMIEGVIRNKNPIIGYGNENAENQVAGGSVQQPVEAEIEENSKRPTRKRGLP; encoded by the exons ATGCGCATTACGCGTTTCGTGAATCAAATGAAGTCTTACGGGGAAACTGTTTTGGAGCAGAATGTTATGTCAAAGATCTTGCGTTCTTTAACGTCAAGATTCAACAACATTATAATGGCAATCGTAGAGTCGAAGAACCTTTCGACATTAAGCAAAGATGAGCTTCAAAACTCTCTTAAGGCTCATGAACAAATGATGGATGAAAGAGGAAACGATAAAGCTAAAGCGGAGATTGCGTTGCAAGCACGATTTAACGAGAAgagtaaaaaattgaaagaaaaatggcATTCGAAAGGAAAGGAAAATTTCAAGAATTTTtgtggaaaatattcacaaaattcGAAGGGTTCGATAGGGAAAAGAGGTGAGAGCAACTCCAAAGGTAGTGGTCAAGGCAACTACACCAAGAAAATTCACAGGAGTAATGTGAAGTGTTACAATTGTCATAGACTTGGCCATTTCGCAAGAGATTGTAATGCAAAATCAAAAGCGATGAGGCTAAG GGAGGAGAATTATGAAAGTAATAAGTTGTTGAATAGCACCAGTAGCAGCTGCAAGTTGCTGGACAACAGCTGcagcaatttgaaaaatgctgCAGAAACGCGTTCGAAGCAAAACAAAATG CTTCGAGAAAAGTTGGATAACAAGGGTGAGATGATGTTGCTCGTTGGTTATCATTCTACTGGAG GTCCTGTAATTGGTTACCAGAATGGTGTAATCGATTACGGGCACGATTTTTTGTCTCTTGAAGCTGATGGGACTGGTATGATAGAGGGCGTAATCCGTAACAAGAATCCTATAATCGGTTACGGCAacgaaaatgcagaaaatcaggtTGCAGGAGGTTCTGTACAACAACCTGTCGAAGCCGAAATCGAGGAAAATAGTAAACGACCAACTAGGAAAAGAGGTTTGCCTTAG